GTACCTATCTGGACGGCTCAGATGCCCCTACCCTCGCGATTCTGTTACCGATCTCTGCATGCCTGCACTATTCATTTCCGTTTCCAAATCTGCATTGTACACCGACCTTTTTAGTAAGGTCAAACAATTTTAAATATGActaaatttacaaaaaaaaatactaacatttatagTATGAGATAAGTCAGATTAACCATGGAATATATTTAAATAGTAGATAaaacataaatattgatactattttctatataCTTAGTTAAACAAATTTGACTTAGTTCAAATCTAGAATtacacttttttttttggaaaaagagAGTGCTTCATTTTGACCAAAATACTCAGATGTTTTCAAATTGAAAAATTCTGTGTGCATATTGCGCTGCTAGACAGGTTTTAAATTTGATGCATGAAGATAAACTCATGATCATAGTTCAGTACATTGAAGAATGAGAAATGAAATCACAAAAAGTTCAAGAAGGTAGCAAGGAAATCTGAGAACTGTTAGACTTGGTGGTTGCATATCACAAAAAGTTTGAATCTTCATAAGATACATGTGCAACTTGAAAAAGGAATGAAAGACTATTCATATTGGGCACGCATTTGAATACACTGATGAAAGAATACAGACACTAACGTGTGCCTTTCGCTGCTCAAATTGTATTCGATCCATTTCCAGCCATATAGATCACCGACATCACGTCAACTTGTTACATCAGCAAATGCGTAATACACGGTGTTTGCTGCACACAGCTTCTGATCAGCAATGGAAAAGCATACAAGATGCTATTGCTTCACTGTATTCTGCATAGTTCATATTGTACACAAAATATTAAGCCGACAGGCGCCAGCAGTGCCATGCTCCTCGTCTCTCAAACTTGCCGATGGTAGGGGTCCAATACCCAAGGTCTAGATGGTGCTGATATCAACTTTGCTCTTAACAATTTGGAAGGCAGGAGTAACCCAGCTGCCACAGTTGCACTGTATTCCTGCCCAGTTGAAGTATCCCAACCGAGCTCCGCAGTGGATGCATGATATCTTTCCTTCCAAAGCACCGTCTTCTACTGCTAGGTGAACAAAGGCAGGTGAAACCGTGTAAGATTTAGTTAACAAAAGGATGGGGCAATAAAATTGCGCTACTAAGACCAAACAGGTGTACAACTGCTCAAACATCAAGTATATTCACTTATTCAGGTTTCAGTTATTATAAGATGACCTATAAGCATCAAATCATGAAAATATATTATATTCAATGGGAAACAACCATATGTGCAAGGCTTCTATGATATGTTTTTTTTCGCAACACAAATAGCTATTTCATGGGCCATACAGATTCATACTCCAAGAGGAAGGTAATAACAACAGCCTACCTGGAGTCATCCATTTCAGAGGTTCGACAAACAAAGATGAGCAATCTTGTTCTTTGTTGTTGTATGGATGACCACTCTTCCTTCGGTTCCAATCAAAGCGAGACTCACCCTCACCAGGAACATGACTTACAACATTGTCCTCTACAGCAATAACTCTCCTGCATTTCCTGCAGCGGTAAGCTGTTTTACGTTGCTCAACCTTTGAAGAATCTTGACAAGAGCCAGACTGCGGAACAAGGCCAGGGTCATCTTCAAACATATAGCTGCCTATTTTCTCTCCAAATTTGTAGGATTGACCTGCAAAAGGAAACACATGCTAGGTTACAGAATACATGTTTGTTGAAATAAATTGAAATTAAAAGGTACTTTTGTacttgcaaaaaaaaaatcaagaataCCCTCACACTAGATGTAAAGGAACAACAATGCTCATGACCATGCAGCAAACAGATTTCTAAGGAGTAACGACCTTAGCATAGGAAGAAAAATCTCATGATAAAAGACTCACAAAGAGTACAACTGCTCCATATTGAATAAGGATTGCTATCTGCTAATGGCCAATTCTATTTGATGAACTGATAGTATTGTTGAATGCTAAAACTTCTATCAGATTAAGGCTGATCAATCGACCATTTTGACTATTTTTATTTTGAGAGGGAAAAAAATAGTGAAACACATTTTTATTTATTTCAGGTGCAGCTACATATCCAAAGTCCTAACCGTACAGCACTTCATATTTATTGATACATAAGTGCAGGTAGGAACTCGCTGGTCACGAGACAAATTATCAGGAAAAAAACATTTGAACGCTCTGCACCATGAATCAGGGATCGCTCTGGAACACAAAATGACTTTCTATCAATTGTCAATTGTGCACCATTGAAATTCATGAGGAAGACATTTCACGATCAGTGTCAGCAAGTTTCCTTTGAAAGCATGTATCTGGTTTATTGGTCTACCTAAACCACACATGTGAAACTAACTTGCACTATTTTTAGTAAGAGTAGTCAAGGAGAGACCAAACATATAAAACATAGAGAATACCCCGAGAAAACTGGAGAATGCCTATTAACTCGAAATTATGTCACGACAACTATTAAACACCACTTTAACCAAAATGGATCAGGACTAACCTAATAATTTTAAGCGGAATCTCTTGTACAAAGGACTTGAAGTATCAACTTTGAAGCCCATTTCTTCAAACAATTTCAGCTGCAGGGCACAGAATGTTCAGCTAAGCAACAAACACTACAGGAGTTCATATGCTGCATTGCTGCCAGCAGATCATGAGCAAATCTCACCTGGTCAAGAAAACCATCATTCGGGCACGCCGACTCAGAAATCTCCTTCAAAGCTTCTAATGCATCTGGGAAGAAAAAAGGCAACATGAGTAAAATTCAAGTATAGGAGATGAAAAGATACATGTTCTCTTTCCAGGAAAAGAGAGTTCAGACCTTCAAGAGATTTCTGTTCTGATCTCATAAGATAAGCAACAATGATGGAAGCGCTGCAGTAAGTTTGAAATAAATTATGAATAAATACACAAAGATGCAAAAAGGAGTTGACAGTATTGCAAATGAACAGGTTTGTGCAAATCAATTTACTAAATAGAAACGCTACATAGGTAAGTCCAATTCTGGTTCTCAATTGCCAAGCAGGCAGCAGCCTGCTCCAAGTGGTTTGTGTCACAATCCACAAACATTCAGTGTCATCGCGCTACCaattggtttggtcaaatttcaCATGTTCAAATCAAATTCGTACTGCTATGCTATTACTACCATGACGAACCTAATTCCATTGCTAAACATGACTGTTCCAAAGTAGAAATCCTA
This sequence is a window from Miscanthus floridulus cultivar M001 chromosome 10, ASM1932011v1, whole genome shotgun sequence. Protein-coding genes within it:
- the LOC136487649 gene encoding uncharacterized protein isoform X2, which gives rise to MPHLVRERLYFGDIKDTIAALTESSPTPDFTHVLSVVSSASISFITDCRPGLAIPAEEVRRVVAGEEGAPPTAAVPPGTLMRVVERAGHGLRVTRMAVPLRDTEEEDLLDRLEPCLDFIDEGRKVGSVLVHCFAGVSRSASIIVAYLMRSEQKSLEDALEALKEISESACPNDGFLDQLKLFEEMGFKVDTSSPLYKRFRLKLLGQSYKFGEKIGSYMFEDDPGLVPQSGSCQDSSKVEQRKTAYRCRKCRRVIAVEDNVVSHVPGEGESRFDWNRRKSGHPYNNKEQDCSSLFVEPLKWMTPVEDGALEGKISCIHCGARLGYFNWAGIQCNCGSWVTPAFQIVKSKVDISTI
- the LOC136487649 gene encoding uncharacterized protein isoform X1 — translated: MPHLVRERLYFGDIKDTIAALTESSPTPDFTHVLSVVSSASISFITDCRPGLAIPAEEVRRVVAGEEGAPPTAAVPPGTLMRVVERAGHGLRVTRMAVPLRDTEEEDLLDRLEPCLDFIDEGRKVGSVLVHCFAGVSRSASIIVAYLMRSEQKSLEDALEALKEISESACPNDGFLDQLKLFEEMGFKVDTSSPLYKRFRLKLLGQSYKFGEKIGSYMFEDDPGLVPQSGSCQDSSKVEQRKTAYRCRKCRRVIAVEDNVVSHVPGEGESRFDWNRRKSGHPYNNKEQDCSSLFVEPLKWMTPAVEDGALEGKISCIHCGARLGYFNWAGIQCNCGSWVTPAFQIVKSKVDISTI